CTTGCCGTCCTCCGTCGCAGTCGTCAGCCAGATTTGGCGTCCCCACACCACAGGCGACGACCACCCCTTGCCATGAACAGCGGTCTTCCAGCGCACCTGATTGGTTTCGCTCCACGAAACGGGTAACCCGGTGGCCGTCGTCACACCATTGCCGGACGGGCCGCGAAATTCCGGCCAATTCGCGTCCGCCGCCATACCCGATAAGGAGGCGAGGCCAAGCCACGCCCAAACCTGCCAACAGGAAATCTTCATGCGCAAGGTGGCTACCGTGTTTTGTGCTGCCGGGCAAGCTAAAGTTGAAAGAGAGCACGTCTGCATCCAGTCTGGCATCTGCATGGATGTCGCGCTGCGCACGCCGAAATACGTGAAGGAACTGGTGACACATCACGTTTCCAGTCGACTTAAGGTGGTGCCCAAACATGTGAATCCCAAGGTGCTACAACGAATGCGTTTTGGAAGCTTGAGCAGGCAGTAAATATGTGTTAAAAGGATTGACATCATGAACAACGCGCATGACTCGACGGTGGTGACCTCGCCGGAATACCGGCATTTTATTGAGGCCTTGAAGACACGGGTGCTCTCCGCCCGCATCTCCGCAGCGCGGGCCGTGAACCGAGACCTCATCCTGCTTTACTGGGACATCGGGCGTGGCATTGTGGAAAAGCAGCGGGTGCTAGGCTGGGGAGAATCAGTTGTTGAAATGGTGTCGGCGGACTTGCGACAAGCGTTTCCGGGCATGACGGGTTTTTCGCCGCGTAATGTTTGGTACATGCGACGCGTTTATGAGGTTTATAGCGCGAGCGACTTTCTGCAGCAGGTTGCTGCAGAATTAATAAAGGAACCGACACCACCCATTATTGGACCGCATACTGTGACCAAAATGGAAGAAGGTGATCCTTCGGTTCAATCTGTCCAATGCCTTGTGACAGAAGTTCCGTGGGGACACCACCTCTTGATTCTCGACAAACTCGAAACTCCTACCGCCCGCCTCTATTACCTCCGTGCCACCGCCCGATTTGGCTGGTCACGTAATGTCCTGCTCAACCAAATCAAGGCTGGCGCGTATGAACGGGCCGTGGTGGAGAAGAAAGCGCACAACTTCCCGCTCGCCCTACCGGAGCATCTTGCGGAGCAGGCCGATGAGATGCTAAAAAGTTCTTATAACCTCGAATTCCTTGGCATTCGCCAAGCCGTGAAAGAACGTGAACTGGAGCACCGTCTCGTTGAAAGGCTGCAAGCCTTCCTCCTTGAACTCGGTTACGGTTTCTGCTTCGTCGGTCGCCAGTACCGGCTCACGCTCGGTCAGAAGGAGTACTTCATTGATCTGCTGTTCTATCACCGATTCCTCCGGACACTAGTCGCGTTTGACTTGAAGGTCGGCCCGTTTGAGCCCGAATACGCGGGAAAGATGGACTTCTACCTGAATCTGCTCAACGACAAGGAACGCGCCCCGGAGGACCACCCGTCCATCGGGATCATTCTTTGCGCGGAAAAGGACGACGTGGAAGTCGAGTACGCCCTGCGTGCAAAGCGCAATCCCATCGGTGTGGCGGCGTATAAACTCCAGTCGAAACTGCCAGCAGACCTGAAGGGAAAACTGCCGACCGCCAAACAGCTTGCCGATGTCGTACGGGAGGCACTCCCCGAAACGGGCGGCAAGTAGCCGCTCTTCGCAGCAGGTTTCAGTCGATTTTACCGGACCACCAGCTTCAAGCTCTCCGAGTGGCTGTTGAATTCGGGGGCGTACATGCATTGAATGGAGGCCATGCCGGTCTGGTATTCGCCGCGATGCTGTACGCGCGTGGAATACTCGAAGACATAGACACCCTTGGGCAGGTAATCGATGAAGAAGTGGCTGGCGGTGTCACGGGTGGATTCGTAATAACCCAGGCCGTCCTGGTATTTGTAGCGTGAAAGGACGTTCACCGGTTCGGTGCCGCTGCCGCGCTGATCCTTGAGGTGCACGTATTCCATGTCGCGATCCACGCGCAGTTCGATGCGCACCACGAGTTCATCACCCACCTGAATGGCAGCCTTCACCGGTTCCAGCACCGGGCCCTTGTTGGTGTTGGTCTTAATATAGAGCGCCTTCTTGAGCTTCAACGGCGTGCCTTCATACGGGGTAACCTTGGACATATCTTCCAGGTACTGCCAATGGACGCTGCCCCAGGAGACGCCCGCGTCCGTCTTGATCACCTTGATGTCGCCGAGCTTGGGCTTGATTTCGGCGGCGCTGAAACGTTTCTCATAAAAGCCGGTGCCGGCCTCGACGTTTTCCGGCTTGATGGTCTGGCCGCCCAGCGAGACTTCCACTAGCGCGTCCGAGGCCAGCATGTTCACGCCGCGCAGGAGCAGCGCATAGACGGCATCGGCGGTGGCCTTGGTGGTTTTCCAATCCTGGGTCTGCTTCTGCTTGAGCAACCAGACTTTGCAATCCTCGACGGCCTCGGCGTCGTTCATGATTTCAACGAACGCCTCGATCATCAGCGCCTGGGTTTCGATCGGCGCGTGATACCACCACCAGGACAGTTCGGTATCGCGCCAGAACCGGCCCATTTCCTCGTTGGTCACGGAGCGTTCCTTCATGGATTTCATGATGGCCACCGCGACGGCGAGGTTGTCATCCCCGCCCCAGCGCTTGAGCGCCAGCGCCAGGTGGGCCTGGGTTTGGCGGCTGGCGGTTTTTAACCAGTGCTTGCGCGATTGTTTGAGGAAGTAATCCACCGCGTCCTGATTGCCCTTGGCCACCGGTTTATCTTTCAGGAAGAAACTGCGACCGTAGAGATAGAGCGCATCGGTAGAACTGGGCACGTAATCCTCCGGATTTTTCAGTTTCAAAAGGTGATGGTAATGCTCATCCATCCAGCTATCGAGGCGGGCGAGCGACCGGATGGCCATATCCACCGGCACATCCACGCCCAGGTTCCGCATACGGCCAAAGCCGGTGGTGATGTACAGGGTGATGTAATCGTTGCCCTGCCCGCCGGGGAACCACGGCCAGGAGCCATCGCCCAATTGCATTTCCTTGAGCTTCTGGGTGGCACGATTCAGTTCCTGGTTCATGCGGTTATCCTCGAACAGGATGCCGACGTTGCGGCGGGCCTGGCTCTCATTGCGCGCCTGCCGATACCAGGGCGTCTCTTCAATGAGAACGGACTTCAGGTCCTGATTTTTCTCGAGCGGACTATCCAGCGCGGGAGTGTTGCGCCACAGTTCAAAGATGCGATGAATCTTGGGATCCTGCGTAGCGATGGAGCGAGCGAGTGCATTGGCGTACAGGCGATTGAACGTCTGCTCGCTGCATTCGTAGGGATACTCCATCAGGTACGGCAGCGCCATGACCGCGTACCAGGCCGGCTGCGACACCATCTGAACGGTGAGCGACTGGTGCTGCAAGGTATCCGACTTGCCCGACTTGAGCAGCTTGGTGAATTCAAATTTTTTGGTGGCCGGCCCGCGCACCGGGAGCGGCAGCGACTCCGTGACAAGAATGCGTCGGCTCAACACGGGCAGCCAGCCTTCCTCGCCATCGGAAAGTTTGGCGGTGGCACCCACGGCTTTATAGGTGAGGAAGCCCAGACCATCCGGCACTTTCAAGCGCCAGGAGAAGGAGCGGGATTCCTTGGCCGGGATGTCAAACGCCTGCTCGGTCTTGGTGTTTCCCAGCAGTTTGTCCACATTTTGATCCGTGGCGGCGTCCTTGAAGGAGAGCGCCACTTTGCCGGATTGCGGCTCGGGGCTTTGATTGGACACCTTGACGGTGAATTCCAGCACGTCGCCCTCGCGCAGGAAACGCGGTGGATTCGGCTGGATCATGAGATCTTTGGCGGTAATGGCCTTGTCTTGCAGGAAGCCAGCGCGCAATTGCTGATCATGCGCAAAGGCCATGAATTTCCAGGTGGTCAGGGCCTCCGGCATGGTGAATTCCATACGCACCGCGCCATCCTTATCGGCGACCAATTGCGGGAAGAAGAAGGCCGTTTCATTAAGGTTCTTGCGCGCGGAGACCTTGCTGAGATCGGGTGTGGCGCTGCCACCTTCATCCTGGGCACCTCGCCGGGTGGTTGTTCGCTTGGCAGCATCCTGTTCATCGCCAGCGACGTCCTTGTCAGCCGCGGATTTGCGCAGCATCTGTCTTTCCACGACCATGTCTTCGCCTTTGGCCATGGGTGTTGGTGCAGCGGTGGCCGCCATCGGCATCGCGGCATCCGACATCACCATCCCGCGCGCCCGCATCATGCGCCCACCGCCGGCGGCGTTCATCCCAAAATACTGGTAGCCGTACAGGTTCTGCACCAGGTCGGGCGGGAACGAGCGATACGTGCGCTCCACACCAACAGAGCGCTCATTCCAGTATCCCAGGAGCTGGTTCAGATTTTGGAGATCATTTTCGAAGCGCGCGCTCAGATAGGAGTTGTCCGAGCGGAAGATGTTGAAGCGGGTCAGCCAATGATGCGCCCGATAGGCGTCCAGCGATTCGTCGTACAGTGTGGCCACCATTTCCGCGACGCTCTTTTGGGCGTTGGGACCGGTGACGATAGCGGTCCAGGTTTCCTTCTGGCCGGGCTGGAGCTTGTTCACGAAATGCTCCCATTTCACCTGCAACTCCTTGTTGCTCCAGGGCACATCAACGCGGCGCGATTCGAGATAGGCGCGGTTTTCCCGCACCCGGGTGAGATGCATTTGGAACCCACCACGCATGGACTCATCCACCGCCTGCCGGATTTGTTCCTGGGTGTTCTCCGCTTTGGTCCAGTAACGGCGAATGACCTTATTGCGATGTTCGATTTCGACGAACGTGCGCCCCTGATCGTAGCCGGTACCCCACAGGGCCATGAATTCCTGGCCGGGTTCAACGGTCCACACCGGGGCAGCCAACAATTGCGGAATTTTAATCGCAAGCTTGTTCGCCTCCGGCTTCAAAACCCGCAGCGGCAGTTGGGCGGTGACTTTTTTCCCGAACCGATCCTGCGTCTCCACCATTACGCGATAGACCCCGGTCTTGAGGCTGGCCTGAATCACGGTTTGCCCAGCCTTATCGGTAGTGAAACCTTTTTCCAGCACCACGGCCCCCAGCGGCCAGGTGTTGGGATCGAACGTCATGGCGGGCTTGTCATTTGCGGACTGGGTGCGCCAATAATATTGCAGCGTCAACTCGGGCCGGATGATCCGGGCCGGTGCCTGCAGGGCATAGATTTTCAATGCGCCCTCGGCCGTTTGCGGCTCGCCATCATGCGTGAGCGTACGCAACGTCACTTCCACCGGTTTATCCTCCACCTGCCAGTCGTTGGCACTCAGACCGGCCTGCAGCGCCGTATAGGCCACGCGCACGCCCCGGCTGGCGGACCGCGTTTCGCCAGTGGTATCGGTCACGTCCGCATGAATCGTGTACGTGAAAACCGGTTCATTGGTGGCGGCAATGGACAAATCCGGTTTGGCGAGAAACTCCACCGTAAACGTGCCATCGGTTTTGGTGCGCAGCGTGCCGTGGCTGATTTCCTGACTACCGGTGTTCGGCACCGGACGCCACCAATAGCACCAGCCCCACCAATCCGGAAAGCGCACTTCGCGCACGATGCGATATTTGACCATCGCGCCATCCACTGCGGCACCGGTATAACTCTCCGCCTTGCCGGTCAGCGAGACCCGATCGTTTAATTTGGCCGCGGTCTTGGGGACGTCGAGCGAGACCTGGAACTTGGGCCGCTTGTATTCCTCAACGCTGAATTGCGCGGCGCCGTTCGGACCGTTGCGCGCATAAATGCGCATCTGCCCCATCAAGCGATCCCGGGGCGCGGTGAAGCTGCCGGAGAAGGAGCCGTAATCATTGCACTGGACGGGCAACTGCGCGATCTCCTTGCCGTTCCGGTCCGCAAAAATCACGGTGAGTTTTTGCGCAGGCAGCAGCTCATAATTATCCTTCGGCTGGTCCACGCGCAGGCAGATGCCCTTGAACTGAATGGTCTGCCCCGGACGATACAAGGCGCGATCCGTGAAAAAGATCGTCTGCGAGTGCGGTTGGGGTCGCCCTGGTTTCCATGAGTTGTATTCCTGCTCCGAGGCCACCTCGCGCCCGTTATGGCGCACGCGGATCAGGTTGCCGCGATCCCCTTTGCCGGTGAGTTTGAAAAAACCCATTTCATCCGTCGCGGTTTTCGGATTCTCCACGCGATCGCCCTGGTTGTTCAGATACCAACTGGCAACTTCCGCACCGGAAACCGGTTCGCCGGAATTGGCTTCGAGCACGAAACCATCCACCTCGCCATCATGCGTGCGCACCACCAGTGAAAGATCGCTGACCCAGAAAGTGGTGTACGCCACCAGATTATCCTTCTCACCAAATCCGGTCCGATGGCTGCTCACCAGGAAATAAAATCCCGGCTTCAAGGTCGTGGGGGCGGGCAGATGTTCCACGCGCTCCTGGTAATCCACCGTGGCCGGTAGTTTCTCGGACCACGCCAGCTCCGGCTTGAGGGCCAGCAATTCCTTGCGCTCCTTGTCATTCAACGATTCCGGACGGCTGTGTTTTTTGTCCAGGAAGGTGTTCCAATCCCACGCCACTACGCGGAAGTGGATCTCCGTGAGATTGCGATAACTCACGTTGATCTTCGGCAACGGCGCGTTCCAGATACGCTCCACGGTTACCTGGGATGATTTGGCTTCAATCTGATAGATGAGATTCTGGCACAACTTGCCGCCTGCGCTCCTGGGAAACACCTTCGCGCCCCGTGACGCGAGCGCGTGCGCCTCCACAAAGTTGTTCTCGTCATGTACCGTCTGCGCCCAGTGATACAGCGCCAACGCCGACAAGTCGTGATCCGCCCAACGATCCACCACCGCTTTAAGGGCTGCCTTGAACCGTTCGTTTTTGTTCTCCCCAAACGCCGTGTTATGTCCGTACTCCAGGCGAGCGATGTCGAGATCAACAAACGCCGAGGGATCCTTGTCGTTCTGATGGAACCGCATCAGGTCCTGGTACAATTTGAGTCCTTTGACCACCGGTGATTGGGTGTCCTCCGTTTCAATCTTCCACGCCATGAAGGCTTCCGCCGGGGCAAAGATGGCGCTATCGGCGGATAAATCGAAGGCATCCTGCGCCTTGGCAGCGGCTTGTTCGCCAGAGGTGTAAAACTTCAGCGCCTCGTGGGCGATGAAGTCATAGACCGTGGGGCGATAGGCATCCGGCAGGGCGCCTTTTTGGAGCAAGGCATCAAAGGTGGCAATCGGCATTGCCTTAAGCGTTTTCTCAGCCACCAGCGCGGCCGTGTAATGCTTGTCAATTTCCGCGAACAGGCGCGGCAGATCCCACGTGGTGAAATCCTTCCCCGGTGCGGCGGCGGTCGCGGTGCGCCGCATGAACCGCCAGCGGTTTTGCTCGAAGTAATGCCAGTACCACTGCGCCAGCACGGCGGTCAGCAGCGGTTTCATTTCCTCCGGGGCCTTGGCGATCTCAGCCTCCAGGCGAGTGATCTTTTCCTCCGGCTTGTTGCCCTCGACGTTCCCTTCCAGCGCGATGCGCCGCGCAATCGCCTTGATGGCTTCCCCGTATGCCTTCTCTTTCAGCGCCCCCAGGATGATGGGTTCCAGTTGTTCAACGGCGGTTTTGGGTAGTCCCTGGTTCATGGCATCCTCCACTTTCTTCCAGGCGTCCGCCCGGGAGGCGCCCATGAGCGGCGACACCCATGGCAGGCAAATGGCGAGCGACAGCGCAATCAAAGTCCGTTTCATATATGCAAGCGTACACATTCTTTCCGTTAGACGGAAGGAGAAAATAAATGCTCCGTGCTTTCCAAGCGTCTTTCTTTTCTATCTTTTTCAGTTGTCGGCTTGCCAGCATCCCGTTACCTTTTTACTAATTCTCCCATGGAATTTTGTGGGAGGGGGAAATAGTTTGGTTTATGCCACGGAAGAGCAACGACATGCAGAAAAAGCCGATCGAGCAATACGAGCACAAGAGCAAGAAACGCGCCAACAATCCGCCTGTTGGTCTCGTGGATGCCCAATCGGATGCTGCCGAAGGGAAGAAGACCTACGCCTACGATCCGCACTTGGACCCCACCTTAGTTTGGGCGGGCAAGGCCGAACGCACCAGTTTTGCGATTCCCACCGTTTCACTGCATGTTCACGAGCGGATTGATCCCCGCAGCATCATTGAAGCCGTGCGGAAAAAGAACGGTAAAGACTACGCGCAGCTTTCCCTGTTCAACTCCAAAACGGAGAATCCGCCGCTCCGCGAGGCCATTGAGTTTTACAAGCACGCCCACAATTGGAGCAACCGCTTTGTTGCGGGTGACAGCCTGTTGGTGATGAATTCGCTGCTGGAAAAGGAGGGCATGGCCGGGCAGGTGCAGATGGTCTATTTCGACCCACCGTACGGCATCAAATACGGCTCTAACTTCCAGCCGTTTGTTAACAAGCGCGACGTGAAGGATGGCAAAGATGAGGACCTGACCGCCGAACCGGAAATGGTCAAAGCCTTCCGCGACACTTGGGAACTCGGCCTGCACTCCTATTTGAGTTACCTGCGCGACCGGCTGCTTCTGGCGCGGGAACTTCTTCACGAATCCGGCTCGGTCTTCGTGCAAATCTCGGATGAAAACGTGCATCATGTACGGGAAATTTTGGATGAAGTGTTTGGGGCGAAGAACTGCGTCAGCCTAATAACCGTCAAGAAGACTTCGAGCGCATCGAGCGAATTGCTCCCAGGCGTCAGCGATTATCTGCTATGGTATGCCAAAGACAAATCGCGACTGAAATATCACCAGATTTACCTTGAGAAAGAGGCTGGAAAGGCTGGAGCAGGACAGTACTCGTGGGTTGAAGAAAATGACGGAACACGCCGGAGTTTCTTGGCCGACGAAAGTTTCGAGGAAGCGGCGATGAAGGGCCGGCTGTTCTGCCACGATAACCTAACTAGCCAACGCCCACCCGGCGATTTCCCAATTGAGTTCGAAGGACGGACTTTCAAACCGGCTAGAGGTTATTGGAAAACTGGTCCAGAAGGAATGGAGCGGCTCAAGAAGGCGAGGCGTTTGATGGTTGTTGGAAACACTCTTAGGTATATCCGCTTCCTCGACGACTTTCCAGTATTTCCCACTACCAACCTGTGGGATGACACCGTCATTTCTGGGTTTGGCGACTCGAAGGTTTATGTCGTTCAGACTCTTCCGAAAGTCATCCAACGTACCACGCTAATGGCCACCGACCCAGGGGATTTGGTCTTGGACATCACCTGCGGCAGTGGCACGACGGCCTTGGTGGCGGAACAGTGGGGACGCCGCTGGATTACGTGTGACACGTCCCGCGTTGCGCTCACGCTCGCTAAACAACGATTGATGACGGCGGTGTTCGATTACTATCAGCTTG
The Verrucomicrobiota bacterium DNA segment above includes these coding regions:
- a CDS encoding alpha-2-macroglobulin family protein; this translates as MKRTLIALSLAICLPWVSPLMGASRADAWKKVEDAMNQGLPKTAVEQLEPIILGALKEKAYGEAIKAIARRIALEGNVEGNKPEEKITRLEAEIAKAPEEMKPLLTAVLAQWYWHYFEQNRWRFMRRTATAAAPGKDFTTWDLPRLFAEIDKHYTAALVAEKTLKAMPIATFDALLQKGALPDAYRPTVYDFIAHEALKFYTSGEQAAAKAQDAFDLSADSAIFAPAEAFMAWKIETEDTQSPVVKGLKLYQDLMRFHQNDKDPSAFVDLDIARLEYGHNTAFGENKNERFKAALKAVVDRWADHDLSALALYHWAQTVHDENNFVEAHALASRGAKVFPRSAGGKLCQNLIYQIEAKSSQVTVERIWNAPLPKINVSYRNLTEIHFRVVAWDWNTFLDKKHSRPESLNDKERKELLALKPELAWSEKLPATVDYQERVEHLPAPTTLKPGFYFLVSSHRTGFGEKDNLVAYTTFWVSDLSLVVRTHDGEVDGFVLEANSGEPVSGAEVASWYLNNQGDRVENPKTATDEMGFFKLTGKGDRGNLIRVRHNGREVASEQEYNSWKPGRPQPHSQTIFFTDRALYRPGQTIQFKGICLRVDQPKDNYELLPAQKLTVIFADRNGKEIAQLPVQCNDYGSFSGSFTAPRDRLMGQMRIYARNGPNGAAQFSVEEYKRPKFQVSLDVPKTAAKLNDRVSLTGKAESYTGAAVDGAMVKYRIVREVRFPDWWGWCYWWRPVPNTGSQEISHGTLRTKTDGTFTVEFLAKPDLSIAATNEPVFTYTIHADVTDTTGETRSASRGVRVAYTALQAGLSANDWQVEDKPVEVTLRTLTHDGEPQTAEGALKIYALQAPARIIRPELTLQYYWRTQSANDKPAMTFDPNTWPLGAVVLEKGFTTDKAGQTVIQASLKTGVYRVMVETQDRFGKKVTAQLPLRVLKPEANKLAIKIPQLLAAPVWTVEPGQEFMALWGTGYDQGRTFVEIEHRNKVIRRYWTKAENTQEQIRQAVDESMRGGFQMHLTRVRENRAYLESRRVDVPWSNKELQVKWEHFVNKLQPGQKETWTAIVTGPNAQKSVAEMVATLYDESLDAYRAHHWLTRFNIFRSDNSYLSARFENDLQNLNQLLGYWNERSVGVERTYRSFPPDLVQNLYGYQYFGMNAAGGGRMMRARGMVMSDAAMPMAATAAPTPMAKGEDMVVERQMLRKSAADKDVAGDEQDAAKRTTTRRGAQDEGGSATPDLSKVSARKNLNETAFFFPQLVADKDGAVRMEFTMPEALTTWKFMAFAHDQQLRAGFLQDKAITAKDLMIQPNPPRFLREGDVLEFTVKVSNQSPEPQSGKVALSFKDAATDQNVDKLLGNTKTEQAFDIPAKESRSFSWRLKVPDGLGFLTYKAVGATAKLSDGEEGWLPVLSRRILVTESLPLPVRGPATKKFEFTKLLKSGKSDTLQHQSLTVQMVSQPAWYAVMALPYLMEYPYECSEQTFNRLYANALARSIATQDPKIHRIFELWRNTPALDSPLEKNQDLKSVLIEETPWYRQARNESQARRNVGILFEDNRMNQELNRATQKLKEMQLGDGSWPWFPGGQGNDYITLYITTGFGRMRNLGVDVPVDMAIRSLARLDSWMDEHYHHLLKLKNPEDYVPSSTDALYLYGRSFFLKDKPVAKGNQDAVDYFLKQSRKHWLKTASRQTQAHLALALKRWGGDDNLAVAVAIMKSMKERSVTNEEMGRFWRDTELSWWWYHAPIETQALMIEAFVEIMNDAEAVEDCKVWLLKQKQTQDWKTTKATADAVYALLLRGVNMLASDALVEVSLGGQTIKPENVEAGTGFYEKRFSAAEIKPKLGDIKVIKTDAGVSWGSVHWQYLEDMSKVTPYEGTPLKLKKALYIKTNTNKGPVLEPVKAAIQVGDELVVRIELRVDRDMEYVHLKDQRGSGTEPVNVLSRYKYQDGLGYYESTRDTASHFFIDYLPKGVYVFEYSTRVQHRGEYQTGMASIQCMYAPEFNSHSESLKLVVR
- a CDS encoding PDDEXK nuclease domain-containing protein, whose product is MNNAHDSTVVTSPEYRHFIEALKTRVLSARISAARAVNRDLILLYWDIGRGIVEKQRVLGWGESVVEMVSADLRQAFPGMTGFSPRNVWYMRRVYEVYSASDFLQQVAAELIKEPTPPIIGPHTVTKMEEGDPSVQSVQCLVTEVPWGHHLLILDKLETPTARLYYLRATARFGWSRNVLLNQIKAGAYERAVVEKKAHNFPLALPEHLAEQADEMLKSSYNLEFLGIRQAVKERELEHRLVERLQAFLLELGYGFCFVGRQYRLTLGQKEYFIDLLFYHRFLRTLVAFDLKVGPFEPEYAGKMDFYLNLLNDKERAPEDHPSIGIILCAEKDDVEVEYALRAKRNPIGVAAYKLQSKLPADLKGKLPTAKQLADVVREALPETGGK
- a CDS encoding site-specific DNA-methyltransferase is translated as MPRKSNDMQKKPIEQYEHKSKKRANNPPVGLVDAQSDAAEGKKTYAYDPHLDPTLVWAGKAERTSFAIPTVSLHVHERIDPRSIIEAVRKKNGKDYAQLSLFNSKTENPPLREAIEFYKHAHNWSNRFVAGDSLLVMNSLLEKEGMAGQVQMVYFDPPYGIKYGSNFQPFVNKRDVKDGKDEDLTAEPEMVKAFRDTWELGLHSYLSYLRDRLLLARELLHESGSVFVQISDENVHHVREILDEVFGAKNCVSLITVKKTSSASSELLPGVSDYLLWYAKDKSRLKYHQIYLEKEAGKAGAGQYSWVEENDGTRRSFLADESFEEAAMKGRLFCHDNLTSQRPPGDFPIEFEGRTFKPARGYWKTGPEGMERLKKARRLMVVGNTLRYIRFLDDFPVFPTTNLWDDTVISGFGDSKVYVVQTLPKVIQRTTLMATDPGDLVLDITCGSGTTALVAEQWGRRWITCDTSRVALTLAKQRLMTAVFDYYQLAHDTEGVDSGFRYRTVPHVTLKSIANNETADQETLYDQPLADNSRARVTGPFTVEAVPAPMVKSLGELAGAERAAPRPADESVARSGETVRQDEWRSELLRAGIRGKGGQMIRFSRVEPLSGTRWLHADAETKPNDDGAMMLHDGPAKEIQRVVISFGPEHAPLEQRQVESALEEARKLVPRPQLIVFAAFQFDPEAAKDIDELNWPGVTTLKAQMNADLLTEDLKKKRISNESFWLIGQPDVILRQIKRGENQGKWEVEVHGFDYYDTKTGQIVSGGAAQIAMWMLDTDYDGRSLFARQVFFPMAGEKEGWSKLAKNLRGRVGLRRTQPCGPCFLS